The sequence GACCACTAAAAAGCCGCTCCGAAGAGCGGCTACTCTAGTTTTCCCGGTGTTACTTGTTGGTTTCTATATCGTCATTGAGATCTTCATCGTGCTTTTCGAGATCCCATGGCAGAACACCCGGACTGTGATGTCTGAAGTGCAGGTAGTTCTCGAATTGGTTAATGACGTCATTGATGATATCTGATGACTCATAACCGTATAGATCATACGACTGACCACCTTGTCTCAGGAACACCTCTGCTCGGTAGTAGCTTTCACGGTTTTGGTCGTTGCTGAGCACAAACTCCGGCAGTAAGTAGTCGCGCAGACGAATTTCATACGCAAAATCGAGATCATTTTCTCGTTCAACACTAAGAATGATGCGATTGTGCTCTTCGTCCGTTGTAAATTCGGCTGGCCAGTCCTGACTTTTCAGTTCTTCTTTTACTTTTTTCAAAGAGTCTGTCGCAGGTCCGTTAATAAATTCCAATACAGGTTCTTTCTTCGGAAAATCGACCAAGCCGGCTAAACGTTTTTTCCAATAGTCCGGACCCTCGTTAACACCACGACGGTGATGATGGCGGTGGCTCTTCAGACTATTGTATTGGTGCCCTTCAATAACCAATGCACGCCACATACCGGCTGCCGATATCAAAATAATGACAGCGAACGGTAAGGCACTGGTTATTGCCGCGGTTTGCAGCGCGCCTAACCCGCCGGCAACCAGCAATACTGCGGCAACAATACCTTCACTGCTTGCCCAGAAAACACGTTGCCAAACGGGAGTCTCCATACCGCCTGAAGCTAATGAGTCGATAACCAGTGAGCCAGAGTCCGATGATGTGACGAAGAAGGTAATAATTAAGAGTACGGTAACAAAGCTAACAATACTGGTCAGTGGCAATTGCTCGTACAGTTTGAACAAAGCGATGGCCTGGTTATCCTGCACTTCCGAAATGAGTGCTGTGTAACCTTCGTTCATGATCATATTCAAAGCGGTATCGCCAAATACGGCGAACCAGAAAAACGTGAATATGGTAGGCACGAACATGACTCCAAAGACAAATTGACGAATCGTTCTGCCGCGACTGATTTTAGCAATGAACAGCCCAACGAAAGGCGCCCACGCGATGGTCCAGCCAAAGATAAATAGCGTCCAGTTACCAATCCAGTCACTGCGTTCATAGGCTTGCAAGTTAAAGGTCCGTTCGACAATGCCGCTTAAGTAGGCCCCAGTGTTTTGCAGGAAGGTTTCCAGAATGTGGATGGTAGGCCCGGCAATAAACACGAATAACAACAGGAAAAGCACCAGTGTCATGTTCAATAGAGATAATCGTTTAATCCCCTTATCCATACCGGCAACAACCGAGGCTATCGCCGCGAGAGTGATAACACCTATCGCAATCACTTGCACGGTTGTCCCCACAGGAATATCTTCCCACAGGTAATTGAGGCCGGTGTTAATTTGTATCACCGACAAGCCCAGGGTTGTGGCAATACCAAACATGGTGCCTAACACGGCAAAGGTGTCCACAGCGTGTCCTGCCGGGCCATTAATTTTCTCGCCAATTAACGGGTACAAGGTTGAGCGCATCGAAAGTGGCAGGCCATGTCGAAATGAGAAATACGCTAAAACTAAGCCGACCAGCCCGTAGATGGCCCAAATGTGAAACCCCCAGTGGAAATAAGCAATTTGCATTGCCTGCTTGGCGGAGCCAACGGTTTCTGCGGCGCCCGCAGGGGGCTCAGCATAGTGCAACACTGGCTCGGCAACGCCGAAGAAAAGTAAAGCAATACCGTACCCTGCAGAAAACAGCATGGCGAACCAAGAGGTAAAGCTGTATTCCGGTTCACAATGGTCTGGGCCTAACTTAATACGCCCCCAGCGTGATATTGCCACACCAATAATGAACACTAAGAAAAGAGCGACGGCGAGCATGTAAAACCAACCAAAGTTGTCAGTAATGCCTGCTAACGTCCAGTTAAACAGTTCACCGGCTTTTTCAGGCGCGCTTAACGTCCCTATTACCAGCAAAGCGATGACAATAACAGCCGGTAAAAACACCGGAATCAGTATTGCGTTGTGCCACTTAGCTTTCTCCGCTGACATAAAAACTCCTGTTTTTATTATGGTTTGTATATATATAGCCTACTTAAATTGTTTTGTAATGGGTCACTTTACATTTCTTTTACTGCTTATTTTGTAGTCTTTACGGTATGATGAATGCCCGTTCATATTTTTCAGTTAGTGGTTATATGAAGGCTCAGAATTCATCAGTTGATTTAGTGAGTTTAACGAATGCACTGCCGGGCGCGGTCTATCAATTAGAGCTAACCGAAAGTGGCGACTGGCACTTTCATTTTGTTAGTGAAGGTATTGAAAGCATTTACGGGTGCACCGTGAGTGAACTTCAGAAAAACACATGTGTCTTGAAAGATATTATTGTCGCTGATGACTATGAGGCGGTAGTCAATAGC comes from Idiomarina sp. X4 and encodes:
- a CDS encoding BCCT family transporter, which codes for MSAEKAKWHNAILIPVFLPAVIVIALLVIGTLSAPEKAGELFNWTLAGITDNFGWFYMLAVALFLVFIIGVAISRWGRIKLGPDHCEPEYSFTSWFAMLFSAGYGIALLFFGVAEPVLHYAEPPAGAAETVGSAKQAMQIAYFHWGFHIWAIYGLVGLVLAYFSFRHGLPLSMRSTLYPLIGEKINGPAGHAVDTFAVLGTMFGIATTLGLSVIQINTGLNYLWEDIPVGTTVQVIAIGVITLAAIASVVAGMDKGIKRLSLLNMTLVLFLLLFVFIAGPTIHILETFLQNTGAYLSGIVERTFNLQAYERSDWIGNWTLFIFGWTIAWAPFVGLFIAKISRGRTIRQFVFGVMFVPTIFTFFWFAVFGDTALNMIMNEGYTALISEVQDNQAIALFKLYEQLPLTSIVSFVTVLLIITFFVTSSDSGSLVIDSLASGGMETPVWQRVFWASSEGIVAAVLLVAGGLGALQTAAITSALPFAVIILISAAGMWRALVIEGHQYNSLKSHRHHHRRGVNEGPDYWKKRLAGLVDFPKKEPVLEFINGPATDSLKKVKEELKSQDWPAEFTTDEEHNRIILSVERENDLDFAYEIRLRDYLLPEFVLSNDQNRESYYRAEVFLRQGGQSYDLYGYESSDIINDVINQFENYLHFRHHSPGVLPWDLEKHDEDLNDDIETNK